The sequence CCGCATCCATATTTTCTATAACACACTGAAATATAATAGTGATTCCAGGACACTTACTATCACAAAGTTATAAGCATTCATCACAGTACAAAACACAATTTAATTGCACAAGCACCAGTTGGTGTGATAAGCATGGTTACTCTTATTTGGTGTGAGAAGAGCCACTGTATTTTGGTGTGAAAGAATCACACCAACGGAAACAGTCAAGCTGCTCACTTCAATGGTGCGGCTGAACCACTGTAATGGAGTGGCTGAAGCATTTACACCAATTTTGCAGTGACATTTGgactttaaggaatttagagagtGTACCACAAAGCCTACAAAGCtctgagaaacttaatctttaactatacttaattaagtagaaaattcagaatataaagcCACATATAAATACatcgatctaaaagagatctttttgataaagtttcattctaacattccaaatgaaaaaaaatagatattcgagcgcgaagcgcgagatgcaaCAGACGCGCGcctcaggcgcgctcaaacttacgagcgaaGATAATAGAAAATGATTGATTCATTAAGTTCCGTGAACCTAgccaaaatttccattttgatatgaaaataaaaagtgaaattgaaattttaatgaaataatatgctaccatttaatttatttaaagaataatttaatttatttaattaactctTAACGGAATTCACtccaccaatttttttatttttcgtatttaataaattagaaatttaattgaaattaatttagtgtACTCAACTTTTATGTTTCTTATAAAAGACATAAAATCCCCCAAAAAAGGTGATGGATTCCAAAAATGTGCCAAGCACATACCcatgtaaatttgtgaaatcaaagttggcctagtaattccaaaaaaattttcaatatgaaatatataatgacatttttttataaagtagcccatataattttttaaataaatttaaaaattccatgccAGGTGTTAAAAAATGGCTGCGTGTGGGACATTGATGGTATAATATAATCCCATAAGGTTTTATATTCTTTAATGtggcttttgaaaattcattcaaaaatttctgaaacgcACTGCATTAAAAAGTTGCttctcgagtaaaaatgcttcgacttgagttcgacttgatgaTATCTTGATTTTGTCTCCAAATAATCGATGTCTTGTATTGGCTAAACGACGTTGACTAGtcttaagacgagccttgtcttgactgAGATGGTCTTAGCATGGTTACTGCCAAGACAGCGTAAACTTGTCTCAGGACGAACTTTTTTCGACTGAGAAATgagattaatattaattaatgcaaaatttgtaatgATAATACCGTGCTGAGGGCAAGGAAAAACATAGCATTGCTAAAGGGCATTCCTTGAGCGCGAACTCGAAGCCCCCTTCCAAAACACTTTTTTATGTTGCGTAAGAGTCAGAGGATGGGGCGCGACCTATAAAAAGGGCAACGCGACCCAGAATACACAGTTGGGGGGTTTGCATAGAAGACGCAACGGAGCTTGAGGACTGACCATCCTCAAGTATCTTCTAATATTGTGCTAACTTAGGCTAAATATCTAAGTTCACAGAATATTAGTAAGAGAAAAGAACTCTGAGGCGGAAGCTAGTATACCTCGTGTACCCGGTTCCAAGAGTAACCTTTCTCAAAGTCCGCTTTGCCTTTTATACGCTACACTTAGCTAATTTTTCCTCCGGGAACTCTGATTTTGCGCTTCAAAAGCCATTTTATAGAAGACTTTCCAAGTccaaaaaaggacattttttgaaCTCTGACGGAAAACGTCcaatctttgataaaattttgaaaattattttaagtccaGAGGACTGAATTGACTTAGGCGAAAAACGCcaagattaaatgaaaattttttaaagtcccATAGTGGCAATTTATACTTAGACGAGAAACTTCTTATCTGAGAAAATCTCAGACTTTATGGCAAAGTGTTGCGTTGCCAGAATTTGAACTATtatctaaaatagaattttttaaatcaaccgaagaGCAAGGCATGGTATACCTATTAACCTTGGTCAAGTAAGTTTGATTTTGAAATACGAAGGCTTGTTTCGAGAACCTTAATTCTTTATGGGCAGACGGGAGTATACCTCTCTAAATCTGGTCAAGAAAGGTTTTAAATCTCGATGAGAAGCAAGAGAATATTTCTATACAGCCTGAGTCTAAGAGACTTTCccttttgaaagaataaaattgtaaaggcaGTACCTCACAataattttatgatattaaaaatgatggtcgattcttgggcaatcgaacagaactaggggttgataaaaaaagatgttgaaaaataagggccacactagtgtattaaacacaagggcaattgattaattgcaagttacatatcgttggaatcgcaaataaacatagattctgaatatgatatttttgaTTTGCTGATTTCAacactataacatttttatgtatcgcattttatgcctcattaggacaaaggggccccctgttggcaaagcccggcatagcaatctcgctcagtcagggacgtgaggagaagtcgagtggagagggtaagacgagcaggtacaccgcgatgaaatggaaatcgcccatATAAACAGCGTGCGAACATAGTCCTAGTGTACAGGTGACACCTCTTGCCCTGCGTGAGGACACAACATAAACGCGAAGTGTAAAAACTTAATGAGTTGCTATTGAGCctcttttgttagaaagtaaAACGACCATAGATGATTATTGCGGATTACTAAAaacagtaaattcaagaaaaggGTCTCCAGTGCAGACACCTGTATGCGAATAGAGTTCATTGAACCTCGAAAGGTTGAAATCTAAAGATAGCGAGCGAAATTATTTAAGAGTTGAGTCTTCCTCTTTCAGTATAAAAGATTATTTAGCTACGGGCTACCTATacgaatttaaaagttattaaaactttgaatacGGAAAAACCGATATTTTACGCATATGATTTTACTACGGCATCAACCAAAGagttgttttattaaatttaatctaGCATAGGGAAAAATAACATGTAAAATtagaatagaaatattttctcaataaaatactATTGTATAGAGCATAAaatctcatatatatatatatataggacatggttcttcttgacttagagaagcgaaccatgttcttcatcgaattttcggcaccagctgacaaaaacatcatagtgaaggagaatgaaaagaaagagaggtatatagACCTTATAAGAGATTTGCAGCGATTGTACGATTGACAATACGCTacaatacttgcgggaaaaacgcagaaggcggtagtccttgggtcgctcaaATTTcctagggtgcacgaaacttttgccggatcgtcgtattaattccgttacagactgtaaccacccatctcgCGGTCAtgagacgtgattgtggctgtattttaccgtgatttcgctgggagcgggtggaatttttcatattagcacccgctcccggcgaaatcctgtggcTGTCCTTATGACACATTTCNNNNNNNNNNNNNNNNNNNNNNNNNNNNNNNNNNNNNNNNNNNNNNNNNNNNNNNNNNNNNNNNNNNNNNNNNNNNNNNNNNNNNNNNNNNNNNNNNNNNtctatgctgaacttcgtagacttctctccaaaatacttcgacctcctccggtttgggtgggtgttcgacagtaactggagggtcttggaagagtcgagatggatcatagagaaactgttgattttctctgacccatctctcccaccgctctagacttctcttagcgtcagatagtatccgtattctgtcaacaatatgctgcctgatggtcagctgctttgacttgttaagtgtgtgataacgggtccggagttcgcgcgcgacttttcgaaccttggcggtaaaattcctgccagatgtgatgtagtcaatcatacattgaatgcgggacgcgtactgtcttgaccagcctatctttatggcaacttgatgcattcgtcttttggtcttatggtcagccgttggttttgttttacggttcgcatcggccaaagctctcgctgcattatacacacaataattgatagcccagaggtcggattcaccggaaaaatgttcacgaagctcgtcatccatttcagcgagttttttaggcttgagagaaaccttggtgttgatgtttctccgggtcgtaaagcatcgctcttcatctattggatgcctgcccgcggttggtcttagggtcgcctctctttctttgttgccggcttgttctagctgtggttgagtaggcgttccgcttacatagccccttttacggagtagttcagcatggtttcgcagacgttgctgcaaaaagtgcgatagctccgggtgtttcttgcaccacagagcatgcagccgtaccatgtaaccccgttcacgggccacactcgcatcgtagcagtctagcaagtcgtgattcagttgcttcgtccacccaaaggtcacgagatcctgccagtccatcgcattgaatccattttcattggctccctcagctctagattggtcggcattgttggccaacccattgtcgggagccctgcgcgttctgttcttttgaaccgcacttactacaactatgtttggtgttatcattgttgtttccacgagaagctagggaaaggggttcgtccatccttgtagagccccgcatgcaaggataaggctgcttactctgatagatcgcccggtatcccagagtcaccgttctagacacctcacccaggtgccattcagctttcggcacggttttcacacctccgcttgggggttaattccttcgggaccacccctggacaattgtccgcgactgcctatttatttttataaccatattcagcagaaacccttggtacagggaccctctatccacaacccgaggacgcgttcggtggctttgtcataggcccttcggtttgattctagaggaatcaaaaccgaactgaatttttttttttttttattacaaactttaattattccattACGTATAAAGTCCATACAATTATTTCGCAGCGACGGCTACCTTTGGTTTTGGCACGCCTTCTCTGAAACCGTTCTTGAACTTGCGGCGAACGATTTTCAATGTGCGCATTCTACCGGTTCTAGTGGTCTTCCTCCTCTTAGCCTTAATAGACCAGTTGTAAGACCTCATCTTCTTCCTGGGATACCCACATTGAGCACACTGCGATTTTTGAATGTGATATGAACTACGCCCACACCTTCCGCATAATGTGAGGGTCTTATTTCGCCGCTTTCCAAAACTTGACGTTCCCTTCGTCATTGTAACGAAGGAANNNNNNNNNNNNNNNNNNNNNNNNNNNNNNNNNNNNNNNNNNNNNNNNNNNNNNNNNNNNNNNNNNNNNNNNNNNNNNNNNNNNNNNNNNNNNNNNNNNNAGTAACAAAGATTAGCTCTTATCCAAGACAAATCGAAGTctagctccgtctcaaaactgagacatgctgaagttgaacttttcgactttagcatgtcttgatCGGCGGCAATTCAAGTTGAAACTAGGTCGGATAATTGTTACTCgggtttatatatatttttatgaacatgTTTTCACTAATTGCTTAGCAAACTTTGTTTTCACAAATTCATATAGTTgtacttcaaacaatttttaccgCGCATATGATTTTGGTAggctttcaatatatttaaaaaagctgGATAAAGCTAGCAAATCCAATTAAAATATACATACGAGCTAGTAATAAAATTGAAGGTTGTGGATATTGGTACCGTGATTTCGGTACAAATAACCCGTTTTTTCGGTACTAATAGACCTGGAAAAGAggctatttgtaataaaatttcggTATGAATATCCGAATTTTTCGGTACATCTGGATACTGCCAAAATGGTCGGAAAAGCAGGATTTCAGTAAAATAtcggtttttaaataaaagcatattttttcattatgtttataaataatcagTTTAGACAACCAGTATTTAtgttaatatgaattttcagaagtatattattttttttactttattttaattgtagTGAGATTTTGACTACGTAAAAATATAAGTAGAATATAATAGTGCCCATTCAACGTTTCTAATTGAGTTTGAAATAACTATTATCTAACATCAACATCTTTCTTTGAATTGCATTTTCAGGAAAAGTGGACTATTTTTTATGCTTTGCCCTACTACCATATATGGTTCGAAAAAGCGAAATTTTAGATAAACTCTCTGTAATATTTCTATAACTAGTCGGTCCACAAAATCACAGTTGACATCAGTACTGCATTTAGTccaatataattatttcaatctCTATCATTCCAAGCCTAAATATGATCAACCGAATTCTCCACACTAAGCAAAGTTTACAAAGGAGCAATGTGTAGGAATGAAAACAAAAGGAACTATCTACGGTTTGGTACACTTCACAGATTCAAAAAGATCAAATGAGCAGATCCCTTCCTTTCATGTATTAGCATGAAAGGATAGCATGCGGTGTAAATTAATATCCAATGAACAACATTCTTGCTAAAACTTTTCTAAATATGGTGGGAATCAAATTGTCAACAGGTAATTCACAATACTGATGTCCTATTTATAGTTCAAATTGTCTTAAGCTCTATACATGAGGGTCCGAATGAAAATTAACTATATCAGTTGGACTGTACTGAACCTACAAGCACTATACTCATATCCGTAAAGCAACCTTGAATGGGTAAACTTcatgttcaaagaaaaaatacatgACTCTATTCAATACGGACCATAAATATATGTTCTATGTGAATGACTACATATGGTTAATCATATAATTTTTCCAGACTAAATTCTGACATTCTTCAATTAAATTACCCCACCTTAGTTGTTTCATTTGTAATTAATCTTGATGAACTGCTGAGTCGCAAAAAAGAAATATTGCCGATAGCAGAAAGAGCATAAATTTGCAGAAAGTGTATTTCTCCTTTTTTTAGTGATGATCTTCAAAGCAGAAAATTTCGTAAATGCCAGCTTGAAGGTAGCGATGCCAATTAAGAGATTCGATGGCGGAGGGCATCGAAGTAGAACTAAGGGTTGGCGGGTGCCGATGATGTATGTGGTGGAAAATACCGGGGGCAATCTGTCACGGTATCGACGCCTACAAGCTACCACCCCTTCTAATTTTCTCTCGACTTTTTCGATTTCACATGTCTCCGCCCCTTTCACTACTCTCTTTTTTTGATCCAATATTTTGAAGGTTCATTTTATTTCTGACCTATGTACAACGAATTTTATACTTTCCTTCTTCTAATTAAAGGgaatctttaatttattaaactaaaTCGCACAATAAAGTGTTTGAATGACAAAATTCTATTTAGCTGGAAAAATCTGGAAACTTGTTTATAACCTATACCGGATATACCACTATCCAAGATGGTATCCTGTTACTTGGGACCATTGGCATCTCTTTGTGTATAAAATGTCTCAATTGTTGTTCAATCAGCAGAGCGAATATGAAGAAGATAAAGTAGTTTGGAAGTAATTCTAAATTGTCGAGAAAATCAAACCCTCGTAGATTAATTTATCAGCAAACTTGGAGCGGTTAATTTCACTGGATAAGTCCAAGGTAGTGAATCGGTTCGTTTCCAATGTCCAAGCATTCTCGAAACTACCTAGCAATAAACTAGGTCCTCACTTTGGCTTTCCAAAGGCACTCGGTCCTCATCTCACGGTTCTCCGTTTTCTACTCATACCGCTTCTTCGCCGACTCTCATCCTTTTTCTTCTTCAAACGCCCCTCTTTCCGGGCACACGGCTGATTAAACGCGCAACTACGTAACGTAACGCAAATATACTGCCCTCTCACTTTTTCCCCCTTAGCCACCCTCCCCCTTCTGAGGAAAAGGGAAAGAGGATGCTCTCGATTCCACCTTTCGGCTCTCTTTGAATTCCAACCCCGGACTCCCGGTCACTTGACGGAAATATTTATCGAGGGTCTCTGCCTTGCTACAGTGGTCTTTTGCCCCACAAACTCGTCCACGTTGATGCCAGACGTCGACACATCGTCTACGTCTACGTAGTGGATATCCACTTCCAGTTCCACTACTACTTCCGGTTTCTGTGCAATGCTACTATCTAACCTTCGTTTGAGTTCTTTGATCCAGCCTCGAGTTTGTTCGGCATGGATTATTTGCTCTCTTAATTACATTTCGATCCTACGTAGACATATCTGGCAACCTGTCCACCAGCCTTCT is a genomic window of Belonocnema kinseyi isolate 2016_QV_RU_SX_M_011 chromosome 8, B_treatae_v1, whole genome shotgun sequence containing:
- the LOC117179094 gene encoding 60S ribosomal protein L37-like is translated as MTKGTSSFGKRRNKTLTLCGRCGRSSYHIQKSQCAQCGYPRKKMRSYNWSIKAKRRKTTRTGRMRTLKIVRRKFKNGFREGVPKPKVAVAAK